The following nucleotide sequence is from Corylus avellana chromosome ca7, CavTom2PMs-1.0.
TCAAATCTTTCATTTGCTAGTGTAGCTTATGCATTCCTTTTTATCCTTCCCCTTTTGGGACTGGAATGTTCCTTTCTGCTTGAGACTTTGTTCAAGTCAGTAGATGGCTGCACAATTCTGGACCTTTATTATTCCTATGTACTGAAATTGAGTACAAGAGTTAGTAGGCTTTGTTTTTAACTCCTATTttacatttctctctctctctctctgccctggtccctctccttctctctcactGGATCTATTCactttaaaaatcaaatattaggATTTTTGCTATTAAACAGTGAACtatattttcttgttgtttgcAGACAGATCATGAAGTTCAGAGGAAGCATAATGTTGATTTGGTTAGGATGCAAGAGGAGTCCTCTTTACGGAAAGAACAAGCCAGACGAGCTACTGAGGAACAGATCCAAGCTCAGCAGCGCGAAactgagaaagagagagctgaAATAGAGCGTGAAACCATAAGAGTTAAGGCCATGGCAGAGGCTGAGGGTCGAGCCCATGAAGCAAAACTGACTGAGGAACATAACAGGCGAATGCTTATAGAACGGATTAATGGTGAAAGAGAGAAATGGCTTGCTGCAATCAATACAACTTTTAGCCACATTGAAGGTATTCACAATTGACAAGCATGTTTTTGTATTCATGTTTTTTAATTGCAAGGGTGACGGTTCGGTCCAAATATAACTGGTTTCTTGGATGAAGATTCCTGCCATGTGCTCTTGCTGATATTGCATCTTTTATGCTTCATACTTATACTTCTCAATAGTCCATTTCAAGTAATGCTTGTAAAGTTAAACTGAATTCAGTGAACATCAGTAAAAGTGACTTAGTCATACTTGTTACTTTGTACCATGTGTAGCATGAGTATTAGTTGCCTTACTACGTACATGCTGAATCctgtttaggaaaaaaaaaggatattccTTGCTCTATATGAAACAATCACTTATTCACGAATCTCGTATGGGGCTAATAGTTTTCATTTCCCTTCTCATGAAAAACCCTTTTCACTTTGCTTAGCCCTATCCCTTTCTAGGGGTGTTTTAGTTATAGATTCTAAAGAAAATtctccatatatttttttattcctcTTATTagttcttaaaattttattatgatAGTTTAGGATACGAGATGCAATACAGTACACGATAATGAAAGTGAAGAAATTGATACTCATGTTATGGTACATGAATTGATAACCTTGGCATCTGCTATTCCATTTCATAAAAGTGTGTTATTGGTGTTAGCTTAATGTATTCTGCATATCTGGTGTATCTAATTATTGATTGGACTTTAAATTGATGTTGATATTATGGTTGCCATTTGGTGGAATGCAGGATGATATCATAATGACTTTGACCATTTATCAATTCTAATCTGCAGGGGGTTTTAGGGTCCTACTGACCGATAGGAACAAGTTGCTTATGACTGTTGGAGGAGCCACAGCATTGGCTGCAGGAGTTTATACAACTAGGTTTGTATGCTCGCAGTCTCATTGCCTTCTCTTTTGTCACTTCAGTAAAAagtattgcatttttttttgaaaaattttatgtGGGCAGTATTTTCTCTGCcatgtttatctttttgttggCAACTTTCAACTTAAAAAGGATAACCAATGGATTTATGTGGCTCTTGCTATGTGCATCCGGTATGGGTGTTTGAGTTATATTTACctatcataaaaaaaaagtggctgTTGCTTGGTCCATTCATTATCAAAGATCTGGTTAGAAATCATGCAATCGTCCTACTTAAAGAGATGTTGGAGCCCTTATCATGATGCATGAGGAATGGCATAATTTGACATAAAGAGATGTTGGATGTAGATATAACTTGGACTCACCTAAACAACACTTGTTTATCACAAGGCATGTATGAAACAAGGAAAGTAGAGTATATGGGACAAACACTACTATCGATTCCACATCCACCAACTTTCACACCACTACCTCTTCCCCTCCCCTGCCTGGGCCAATTGCTACCATTGTGTCATGGGGCTCATCAAGTGTGCCTATATACCCATTTAATTGGATAAGTCATTTCATTCTCTTTGATGATCTTTAATGTGTTTTCAGAGAAGGAGCTAGAGTTATGTGGGGATATGTTAATCGGATTCTAGGGCAGCCATCACTTATTCGAGAATCATCGATTGCAAGGTTTCCAGGATCAGAAGTGATTTCtcgagcaaaaaataaagttttggaATATGGTACATCAGCTGGGGCAGCAGGGTCTGTGGGAAGTAAAAAAAGTCATGGAAATATTGTTCTCCATCCTTCGTTGCAAAAGAGAATAGAGCAACTTGCTCGAGCTACAGCAAACACCAAGACTCATCAGGCACCTTTTCGTAATATGCTGTTTTATGGGCCTCCTGGCACCGGTAAAACCTTGGTTGCGAGGGAGATAGCCCGGAAATCGGTATGCTCTTAACTTTTGACTTCATTTGACTTCTATTTTATTGCTCCTGCATGACATATATGACctttattggatttttatttgtctattaAGTTATCTCTACTTAATAGATGTGTCTCTCAAGGGGGACGTGATATAAATTGGATATGAACAGATGAACCTGAGTTAATAAATAGGAgcctttacttatcaaaaaaataaataggagCCTCGAGATGTTATTGATGTATAAATGAAGAtgctaatttctttttcttttttgtaccGTTTTAGAATTGAGATACTTGAATTTTGTTTCATAACAACAAATGAATATTAATGAATATGAGTAGATATTCCATAGAAGGCAACAATGACATTCAACTTCAGTAGATTTGGTGGCATCTTTGCTTAGACAAGCAGCGATAGGTagatttttttatacaattttattttcgGGACATGTCCAAGATATGGGATTATAGTAGCTTAAGAGATTgatagattttctttttcatcttgttGCTCCTGCTTACCCTTGAGTCTTCCCATACAGGGTTTGGATTATGCCTTGATGACAGGAGGAGATGTTGCGCCCCTGGGTGCGCAGGCTGTTACCAAAATCCATCAGATATTTGATTGGGCTAAAAAATCGAATAAAGGTTTACTGCTTTTTATTGATGAGGCAGATGCTTTCTTATGCGAGTAAGTCTGTTTTTTTTCAAGGTgcttttgttagtttgttttaATGTATGTAGGCAGTAGTAAGTTAAATAATTTAGTTTAGAACACTTTATGTGCCCTAGTATATATTTTGGGAGTTATTCTTCCACTTTTGTGAATCATGGTTATGGGTTTCTTCTGGCAACAGATTTTTAGTAATTATAATATCGATCCAATGCAGGCGCAACAGTACATATATGAGTGAAGCTCAACGAAGTGCTCTAAATGCATTGCTCTTCCGGACTGGTGATCAGTCTAGAGACGTAGTGCTCGTTCTTGCCACAAACAGGCCAGGTGATCTTGACAGTGCCGTCACCGACCGTATTGATGAAGTGATTGAGTTTCCACTTCCAGGAGAGGAGGAACGTTTTAAACTGCTGAAGCTCTATTTGAACAAGTACCTTTCCGATGAAGGTGACAGCACATCTAAATGGGGTCTTCGGTTAAAGAAAAAGGCACAAAAGATAACTATAACAGACGTGTCGGACGATGTGATCCGAGAGGCTGCCCAGAAGACAGAAGGGTTCTCCGGGCGTGAGATAGCAAAACTAGTGGCCAGTGTCCAAGCAGCTGTTTATGGGCGCCCGGATTGCGTGTTGGATGCCCAGCTGTTTAAGGAAATTGTAGATTACAAGGTTGCGGAACATCACCAACGACTAAAACTGGCAGCTGAAGGTGGGCTGACGGCTTAGGTAGAGAATGAGACTTCACTTATTACAAagtagagaaagagaaagcaggCTTCTTTTTCAAAGCCCAAATATTGGAAATTTTTGCTATATATTTATGAATGTTTTACAGTCTTTATCTATTGGaatttatcattcttttcttCCAGCCCCCCCGTATGATAATGTGTTTTAGATggtatttgtttgttttctttttctttttctttttaattgataGGGGATCAGACATACctgaaagatggaaaaaataataataataaagaaagaatgtACCAATTCCATAGCTGTTGagattttttggttttagtttagagtaatgctatagaAACTCACCATTTTACTCTCCTCTCTACTCTCTGACGTGGCAATGccattttccaacaaaaaaaaaaaaaaaaagggttttaattcagcttttgagataaaactcctttttttgggtaaatgaAGTCTACCCAATACTGAGAGTGAGAGGCATCGTGTGGGCCTTGTGTCTCTGGACCACAAACGTTTTCCTATTGCATGGAGCCCAAAGAGCGGAAAGGGTTACACGACGTGGTCAAACTCAACCAACACGTGTCGCAAAGGCAGCATTACTCTTCTTGAACCTTCCCAGTTAACTGCCACGTACGCGGTACGCCTATTACTCCACGTAAAGACCCCGCCTGAACCACCAACGGTCTCTCCGGATTTTGACACACAAAAAGGCGCTTCGCTTAccacttcttcttcttaccttatactcagagagagagagagcgagagaggaaGAGATGGGAAACAGAAGGGTTTTGTTGTTGGTGTTGGGGGTAGCAGTGTGGGTGGGGGTGTGTGGGTGTTGGGGCGAAAATGGGAAGGACAGCGCGTGGGAGAACATAAATGTGGCGGCTGGGAATGCGAAGGTGAAAGCAGAGGAGGCTATGCAAGATGCCAAGGACAATACTGAGTCCTGGGCCGATTGGGCTTTTGACACCTTCGCTGAGTACATATTCACTAATGCTCCCTTCACACTTCCCTAACCCatttaatatcttcttttttaattagtttcatTTTGATAAATCATGCATACGTATGTGTTAAGAATCTTGtacactttttcttttaaatttttttttatcccccaaaaaataaaactagcaAAATCAAAGTGCTACTTATTTATGAGCCATTAAGTGAGTCATCTAACACCACTGCATTGGCTTCCctaataggatcctctccatttgaTCAAGGGGAATGGGGAGAAACCTTTTTATGGCCCAGATAGTTAGATTCCACAGTATtacattatttgaaaatttagacAAATTATATAGAGATCCCACCGATGATCTGAGATAATTTTGTAGAATGTGATACGATCAATATATATCTAATCTTTTCAAGTGGGACTTTGGAAGATCTCTTCATGTTGTCAGCTCTGATCATCAGTTTATGGTATTTAGAAGTTACCATATAATTTCACATGTGTTTTCTGCTAGTTTGACATAAAACAACACATTCCATTAATGGCCTATTGGGCCGACTTCATAACTCTTCTCAAATGAGAGATAAGTATAATGTTGCTTTGGTTCAACGTAACCAAAACAGAGCCCCTGTATTGCTATTTACATTTTCTGAAGATGTTGCCACACTGGCTGAATTGTACATTTGAAATACATAGCCTAAATGTTATCTCAAATTTCTACATAACAGATATGGTTggggtatgtttttttttgagCTGTGGGAGGATGTGTATCAACTTTTTAACTAGACCATGGTTTTTAATATGTCTATGTTGCACAAAATATGATTTATCTTTTATGCTCCGAGAGGTTGTTGATTAGTATATATGTTGTAATGGTATATTAGGGGATTGGGAATTGGGAAAGAGAATCCAAGAGAGGCAGCCCGAAATATGATGGGTAATGCTGGGGATGCTGCATCCATGGCCACAAAGACAATGGAATCTGCTGTATCTGGTATTGGTTTGTGATAATTAAcatcaattaatatttttattaacaagtcaattttttcattattctttttttgtttgttctccAGATTCGTCGAAGCTTGCTTCTCAGAAGGCTGGGGAAGCCGTCAACATGGCTTATGGAAAGACGGGCGATGTAAAGAACTTTGCTTCTGAGAAAGCGGATCAAACTATAAGAATGGCTACAGATAAGGCTGGTGATGCCAAAGAGACAATGGACATGGCTGGAGAAAAGGCCTCCAATAGGGCTGCTGATGTTCAAGAGATGACGGCAGGGGCAATGGGGTTTGGAAAAGATAAAGCGGCCAATGCCTATGATGAAGCCGAACAAAAAATGAACATGGCTTCAGAGAAGGCTAATGATGCCAAAGAGGGGATGGCAGGATCGATGGGGTATGGAAAAGAGAAAGTGGTGAATTCCTACGATGAAGCTAAGGAGAAAATAAATGTGGGTTCAAATTATGCCGCGGATAAGGCCTATGATGCAAAAGAGAAGATGGCTGGATCAATGCCTCATGGGAAAGATAAAGAAACTGATGTCTATGAGGAAGTTAAGGAGAAATTAAACATGTCTTCAGATGATGCCAAAGAGAAAATGGTAGGAGCAAAGTCATGTGGAGAAGATAAAGCAGCCAATGCATATGGCAAAGCTAAGCATCAAGTGGAGGACTCATACAACTCAGCCAAGGAGACCATGACCGAGCAGGCCAAGATTAATTATGAGGCTGCCAAGGAAAAGGCTTCGCAGGCCACGGGTGATCTTGGTGCTAAGATGAGGCAGCATAGAACAGAGCTATGAAGCGGATCATCACCAATTTTTGCATTGTCTCCATGCATGAAGTCATCCGTGAGTTCATGTTTGCTATTATCTTCCTTCTGCTATGATAATATGTTTTCCAAAACATATATGTTTAGGATAATGAATTTTATGTCCGAATAACTCTCTTGTACTATTTTTTTGCAATCTAAAAAtgagattttattttctatCGGTTTAAGCTTAAGACAAGTGGTGATATATAACATGATATTTGAGCTAGCAGAGGCCTTAATTAGTTTCAATCCtaatatttcacgtattgggTCTCATTAACATGAGGGTAAGTTTGTGATTCTATGTATTAGACTTTATGGAGGCTGAGTTCACACCAGAGAAGTGgtagaatgttaattaaatgattaaatttttattttacaataaataataatattttagtagCTGCGTTTgcaaaccttttctttttctctaagtCATtccattaaaatagaaaaagaactACAGAATGTGGtggtgaaagaaaataaaagtccAAATAAAACGAGAAATGAATCCAATTACATCTAGTTCCGTAGTTCTTTGACCAAAAGGCCGAAGAGAGGGTCGCCATGGCAGCAGTATGTGATGCAATTTGATGAACGGATCATTGAAAAGAGGCTGCACTGATGATGATTGCGATAAGGTGCCTGATGGAGATCACATATATTTTCTACATGCATGCTtggacaaaaaagaaaatcattccCGCTTCATTGAAAGTGGTGGGGAATGAGGATGGGCTCTCTACACATGGTGGAGAGAGCGGGTGAAGGCTGCTTGTGGTAGCTTTGGGCACAGGCACAGGAAAGCCGGTGGAGGGGTGCATACGTGGCAAAAGTGAATTGGCGACGGTACATTTagagaaaagaggaaaagaaaagagggacGACCTCCTGCATTTGGTTCATTGAAGTAGAGCACAGAAGAGGGTATATTTGACCATGATCTTAAATGCATATATCTCACTAATTTTAGAAATGAGGTCAAAGCAGGAATTAATTCAACTAGTGGCACTAGCTAATTAAGCCAGGAGAAACTTAACAATATTAATGGGTCTTAATGCATGACAGGAAGAGGAAACAATAATTCTAGAATGATACAGACATAAAAGAAGAACAGAAACATGCAAGTAGCTACAAGTCAATTAATCTGATTAGCAGACAGTTTATACTAGAATCCTTAATTCCATGCCCGTGGGGCTACTTAGTTAGTTGAGATgactagaaattaaaatatttgtggGAGCTACCACAATTATTTAACTCTGCATGGATATAAAGCTTCGTGCAAATTTGGTGCATGGCCGGGATTGCATTTATGGACAAAAAACTCATGAAGGGACAATAACCTCTGAATTCtattacatgtatatatataattcaaagaCATTAAAGGTAGGTTATCGGCAAGATATTGACATTTTCACTTGTCTCAGAgatttttatgaaattataatgctttgaattaataatatatacatttCCCTTGTGAAGTGCATTTATTAGTTAAGTTGATTAAGTTCATCTGTCCTTTATGTCCATGTCTTTCCAGCGTTTTGTCTTCGACTCTTGGATTGATCTCGTCGAAGTAGCTGAACTAACTTTGTTATGTTTTGCTCCTGTCCTTCTCCCTTATAATCCAACTACTCAAACCCAGACAAATGTTGATTTGTCCTTGAGAAACAGTaattcatgtgttttttttttttggtaaatttttcTCTAGATCAATCATCGACTGCGTTAAAATTAGACAAAGGGTTCAGATGAAAATCTTTTTGTCTTCTTCGTATATATGGCTGTGGAGGGCTATCCTTGATTATGACCCATCATTAAGATACAGCACATGGATTCCTTTATTTGTCGCAGCCAAGATTGACTTGTTCCTTCCTTCCCTGCAAATCATGAATCTTTCCATCTTATCGATCTCTAAGACCTTCATCTAGCATGGAACTTATCTTACATGATCATCTCTTGTATTCTTTCAAGCTAATCGATGTTTCACAAAGGTCCTGCTGCTATATTTCATATATAGTATTCCTGGTAATATttgtaactctctctctctctctctctccatccgTACTGTGTGTGTCTGTGTTTAAGCAACAACACATGGCTCATATTTTGTGATGAGCTCTACAACTATATTGGGTGATGTATCTCATTGGCATGCATCCatcacatgtattttttacaGTAAGTTGGAAAGATCGATGGAGTAGAATTTTCTAAGGTTtcttcgtgttttttttttcccaaaaggtATATAGTTAAATTTATATGGAAAACCAACCacttttttctattaatgtgaTCAACCAATTTACTCCACATATAAAATGCAGGTCAAGAACctggagatatatatatatagtaggcTCAAATTCTCAAACAAGCTATGAATGCttgtgtctttttgtgttaGCTAGTGACCAAAAGAGCAGAGGCTCCTTCAGTCCCGTTTGATTCCTGAGAAAAATAGATGAAATTAACCAGCGTAGGGTTTCATAAGGAAATGAAAATTGCCAGAAAAATATGAGAGAACTCTATTTTACAGGAAGAGACATATATATGCACTAGCATATGAAACATAAACCTTAATTGGTGAAACATGAACATGTGGAACATAAAGTCACCTTTCTTGCTCATTAACAAGATATATAGAGCAAATTAAAGCTGtattctcttctctctctttatcttttcccttttttgctttattttcccCTGCTGAAAATTTGTTCTAGGTTTAATTGGAATAAACAAAAGGTGATCAGACACAACTGAGAACCCAACAACATGATTTTACCAATTAATGTTTCTGAGAGATTAACAATTATTACAGATAAAATTTAGGTTTAGCGTCACTCATGAgaaattgctaaaaaaaaaaaaaaaaaaatttgtaaagtgATACCAGTATATCGCTGTGCACATGATTTAATCTAAAAATTCACTTAAATTTGCTTGTTCTTCATGGTTTGTTTATTGTTGTGCATCCATACCTTGAAAACCTGCTTCTTTACGCCCACTTCTGAGCAGAAGTGGTGGACTTGTTGCTCATCATGCTTCTGGATCTTCCACCCTAACTTGTCAGCAAATTCCATCATCTTATCTTTCTGTTCCCGACTAAATCTCGTCCGAAACCGCTTCTTCGATTCCGGTGCTTGTTCTGAAGTTTGCACACCAACGTTAGATCGAAACATATTGAGATCTTCGCTCGAAGAATACTCCGCGGCTGCCGCTCCGAAGGCCATCATCACCGGCACAACATGCCCAGCTGACGGGCTCGCAGATACACCATGTGGGAatttgtggtggtggtggtggagatgAGGCGGCGGGGGCGGGGGAGGATATTGTCGAGGAGGTACTATTTGATCTCCTCTACCACTATTATTGTTATTTCTGTTGGAAACGTAGTGATCACCCTCGACTTCTTTCCGATGAAAATTCCGGTGGCATTCGCAAGCTGCACATTTTAAGGCCTCCGGGGTACCCTCCTCTCCGCCTGACATGAATTCTCCGCAACCATCCACAACATGCCCGCCCATGCTGGCAGCATGGTTCTTCAAACACTCTCGATATCTAACCTTTGGTGCAGCGGCAGCCCTATTAATAATGATTGTTGCACCGGAGGCTGCAATTGGAGCTGGAACCGGATCTGGATTCGGGTCTGGATCTCTTCTGGGTTTGTCTGTATTTTGGTGTGTTTCTGGATTTGATGGTTGATGATACAGATGATGATGATTCTGATGGTGGTGGTCTAGGGCAGGAGATGGGTTGAAGATTGTTTTACCATGACCAGTTTGATCCCTTCTTTCTCCCACAGTGGTTGAAGAAACTTTATGAGAAAGATTATCTTGGCCTCTGAGTTCCATTAAATCTGATTTATGATGTAAAGCCATGATCTTAGCCTCCCCTggccttttttttcctttatgatCTTCTCTGTTAGTTATTGATGATCTTCCTGTATTCTTGTCAACCCTAATTCATGATCCAACAACATAATATAAACTTAATCAAAGTGATAATCACTAAGCAGACCCaaattattctctttctttcttattctgATCTTGACGTTTTGGGTGCTAAACCCACCAACCcatgtcactaatttgaatcctACCTCCAAAGACGTAAGCAAGTGATTGAACAGTAAATTGACTGATGATGgaattgatgatttaatagaAACAGAATCTCAGACTAactaagaagagaaaaataaaaggaagtaaaagtaaaaggcaaaaaaaaaaaaaaaatctctgaGATGAAGCTCAGATGGGCCCCAAACCAGACTCTTACCTGACTCTAACCAAACTCAGACTGTAAATATTGCACCAGCTAGCCCAGCAGTATTATATATACTCCTACTGTGAGATCTtctaaaaaatgaagaaaaaaaagaagtattgtGTTTCCTACCACCCATCCAATGTAATAAAGGAAGAGATGTAGTACTGATCAAACGGAGTAATGAAAAAAGAGTCTTTGCAGAACAACCGACAAAGTCATGTTAGTCCTCTCCCACAGCCTGCACTGCACCCCTCGTCCACTTGCTAATAATTGCCCATCTCTTCATCTCTCTGAAACCCTAAAACCAACACAAATGAAATGTTGCTTTGTGCGGCAGGacagcaagagagagagagagaaatgtgaCTCTGACATGGCGTAGCCAGCCCCTGCCCCTGCTTGCTTTGCCTGGAATCTTCCTGCAATTAATGTACCTCGAAATACTTGGGGGATTAGAGAGGCTTGCTCTTAAACAAGGCGTTTATGCAAAAGATTACTAGATTAGAGGGAGACAGCGAATGAAgactttttggttttttcttgaAATCTTTTCAGGGTTGAGTGGAGAATGCGCTTCCTGGTCCACGCCCACAGCACTTGTCCAGTTAGTGTGTGtcagattctctctctctctctctctccctccctctctctctttcgatGCTGTATTTGTGTTTATGCGCCGGCGCTGCAAATCTCAAGCTTAATCGATCTCTAGCTCGATCCCTTTGTTTGTGTGTGGTTTTAATCTTGGCAAGAGCCAGGATCATCTTGTCTCATCGATCAGTACGTATCAAAGCATATAAACATTAacaataacaatttcaaaatgcattaatgattaataaattttgtaatatttttattaatttattgtgttaaaaattatagcattaatataaacatatattttcagCTACCGTTGCTCCTTAGTTTCTCCCTCACTCGGTCTCTCTATGTCTATAGTTTTCTATATTTTGTAAGCTAAGGGCCAAATGTATAAGCATTCCACTATTTTTCATAGAGATCTTTCTCCATCAGCTCTCTAATTTTTCAGAGAGTACCAACTCTATTAGCTCTGTTAGGCATATCTAGTGGCCTGAGATCTCCTCTGAATCAGGTTGTTTAATCCATAAATTGCTTGTCTATCACAATATGAAGGGGGTCGGTTTGGTTTGATAGTTGACTCTTTTGGTTGATAATTGGTAGGTACTTAAAGCCAGTGATTCATGAGGCATGAAATATTGAATTTTCACCCAATTAGTTTAGAGATTAGAAATACAGGGCTTGAGAGCCCACGGTTTAGAATTGAATAATAAGACTGCTAAACCGCGAGCTCTTATCGAGCCATAAAAACTAATGTGTTAGCACATCAATATATTGCACCTAGATAATAATTGGAGATGTCGCATGGACAATAGTTGTCCCACCATTTCATCAAAATTGTCCTATTATTCTCGAGGAGAAACCTGGTAATGTCTTTAGCTTTCCAGTAAGCATGTAATTCGGCACAACACATACAAACAATTTTTATCTACCAGCAGACTATGAATTTGGTGCCACTTTTGGTCTGAGTTATACCTCATCAACAAGCGATACCTGGCTAAGGATGTGACTCGCTAAAGGACGAGGATTCGCCATCACACCTAACTAGGGCCGAACTCTATCAACAAGCGACGCCTAGTCAATGTTGTATCCTATTCGTAGACACTCTTAATAAGGGAAAACATACAATGGATTCAAATCTTTTTTCGTCAGCACCTTTGACAAGTCTCTAACCATTCTTATTCTCCCTTACAAGCATTTGTTGCCTAAACTTGACCGTACGATTAACTATGCGCATCATTACTCAGTGTCGATATATGCTAGCGAAGCACCAAGCCCTATCAAAGATTCATGGGAAGGTCAAATAAATGTGAGAAAGCCACATAAAAGCACACGCTAATTACtgtaaaataaacatgataaaTAGGTATAAAGAGTAAATATTACTCTAAAGCCTTCCGTGCAATAGGGAGTCATTTTATTAGAAACCCTAATTCAGCCATCTTTGACACTTTGTGGATGGTCAAATTTTCCATATTAAAAAACATTGACCGTGGTAATTTTGGGGTCAtatataatgaaagaaaaaccTTGAGTGTGGCATTTGGGTTATTTTGGGGTACAATGCAAGTGTAgcattcttttactttttgcGAGTAGGTCAAAAGAAAGCCTGACTTCTTTTTCTGATGATTTTGACGGAGATGTGCTTTTGCATCTTTCCCTTTCAACATACGGTCCACAggttat
It contains:
- the LOC132188847 gene encoding uncharacterized protein LOC132188847, whose translation is MAASKLSCVAMAAAVASMSTLSGRAYADGPFRFFPFSSSTPQGDQSSDVKSEAKPEGEESRGSGFDPESLERGAKALREINSSPFAKQVFQVMRKQEDNRLAELTAEKCHFEAAQAQADIEKQRKLHEEQRDLMQQQAQAKAQMLRYDDELTRKRMQTDHEVQRKHNVDLVRMQEESSLRKEQARRATEEQIQAQQRETEKERAEIERETIRVKAMAEAEGRAHEAKLTEEHNRRMLIERINGEREKWLAAINTTFSHIEGGFRVLLTDRNKLLMTVGGATALAAGVYTTREGARVMWGYVNRILGQPSLIRESSIARFPGSEVISRAKNKVLEYGTSAGAAGSVGSKKSHGNIVLHPSLQKRIEQLARATANTKTHQAPFRNMLFYGPPGTGKTLVAREIARKSGLDYALMTGGDVAPLGAQAVTKIHQIFDWAKKSNKGLLLFIDEADAFLCERNSTYMSEAQRSALNALLFRTGDQSRDVVLVLATNRPGDLDSAVTDRIDEVIEFPLPGEEERFKLLKLYLNKYLSDEGDSTSKWGLRLKKKAQKITITDVSDDVIREAAQKTEGFSGREIAKLVASVQAAVYGRPDCVLDAQLFKEIVDYKVAEHHQRLKLAAEGGLTA
- the LOC132188848 gene encoding embryonic protein DC-8-like; its protein translation is MGNRRVLLLVLGVAVWVGVCGCWGENGKDSAWENINVAAGNAKVKAEEAMQDAKDNTESWADWAFDTFAEGLGIGKENPREAARNMMGNAGDAASMATKTMESAVSDSSKLASQKAGEAVNMAYGKTGDVKNFASEKADQTIRMATDKAGDAKETMDMAGEKASNRAADVQEMTAGAMGFGKDKAANAYDEAEQKMNMASEKANDAKEGMAGSMGYGKEKVVNSYDEAKEKINVGSNYAADKAYDAKEKMAGSMPHGKDKETDVYEEVKEKLNMSSDDAKEKMVGAKSCGEDKAANAYGKAKHQVEDSYNSAKETMTEQAKINYEAAKEKASQATGDLGAKMRQHRTEL
- the LOC132188850 gene encoding zinc-finger homeodomain protein 5, with protein sequence MALHHKSDLMELRGQDNLSHKVSSTTVGERRDQTGHGKTIFNPSPALDHHHQNHHHLYHQPSNPETHQNTDKPRRDPDPNPDPVPAPIAASGATIIINRAAAAPKVRYRECLKNHAASMGGHVVDGCGEFMSGGEEGTPEALKCAACECHRNFHRKEVEGDHYVSNRNNNNSGRGDQIVPPRQYPPPPPPPHLHHHHHKFPHGVSASPSAGHVVPVMMAFGAAAAEYSSSEDLNMFRSNVGVQTSEQAPESKKRFRTRFSREQKDKMMEFADKLGWKIQKHDEQQVHHFCSEVGVKKQVFKVWMHNNKQTMKNKQI